CAAGGAGGCCGTGACCTTCCTGGTGCGGGTCAAGGAGCAGCTCGAGGACCCGTCGCGCCTCGTCCTTGATTTGTGACGGTTTCGCGAAAAAATCTGGGACGGCGCCCTCAAAATCCGCCGTCCCGATGCACAGATATCTCCCGTGCTACGATGAGTAGGCGTCCGCCGGGCGGGTCGATCTGACCGCCGAGGAGTGTGAGATGGAAGGCAAGACCGCGACCGAGAGAAGAATTCCCCTGCTGACCCCCGAGCAATTCGCGCATCTGGGCGATGGAGCGATCGCCTATGTGCGGACGATGAGCTCGGAGGATGTCACGCGGCTCTACCCTCAGGCCCCGGCCATAGAGCCCGGCCTGACGCT
The sequence above is a segment of the Methylosinus sp. PW1 genome. Coding sequences within it:
- a CDS encoding DUF1150 domain-containing protein, which translates into the protein MEGKTATERRIPLLTPEQFAHLGDGAIAYVRTMSSEDVTRLYPQAPAIEPGLTLFALLGADGTPIVLADTEEGALANAWQQQLQTVSLH